One stretch of Myxocyprinus asiaticus isolate MX2 ecotype Aquarium Trade chromosome 23, UBuf_Myxa_2, whole genome shotgun sequence DNA includes these proteins:
- the LOC127413759 gene encoding proto-oncogene c-Rel-like isoform X1 produces the protein MSVHHLSMHRDHHLMGKPSVQIFEQPKQRGMRFRYKCEGRSAGSIPGERSSDNNRTYPSIQILNFSGKGKVRVSLVTKSESYKPHPHDLVGKDCKDGYYEAEFGPERRVIAFQNLGIQCVRRREVRDAILQRVARGINPFNVPREQLLQTEEYDLNVVRLCFQVYLQDETGLYNITLPPIVSNPIYDNRAPNTAELRICRVNKNSGSVKGGDEIFLLCDKVQKEDIEVRFFTQNWESKGSFSQADVHRQVAIVFKTPTYCDTTITAPVTVHMQLRRPTDQEVSEPMEFRYLPDDKDPYGCQEKKRKIESLMKSFPSFSQGAMSTVNRPKAVPNNMMGQRIKTEPTNYYRLPSHGVLRTNPSNYYNKAPQSRPMMPPLSETPVSVALNQPWPNPIVNVTGTSNGVGLQQVNPSPSMPTTAEGSGNSLPVLTSTDLDMEFLQSNGTTASQPRQEQQSQQIHQSQQPPQRQEPLQGVDGAHTWYYGLQQSQSTQNGAAGTGMSLGVGYQYASSLDDEILQNLMGGHQTGLHLKQETQGPSNMAMLSSTCTASSDCTQSFTALLNCPNTNGSTQETIRQMEASGPNQRGPQIPYSSTNMGQESHFDSLSWPYYPE, from the exons ATGTCTG TGCATCACCTCTCAATGCACAGGGACCACCACCTAA TGGGAAAGCCCAGTGTTCAGATCTTTGAGCAGCCCAAACAGAGAGGCATGCGCTTCAGGTACAAATGTGAGGGACGCTCAGCGGGCAGCATACCAGGAGAAAGAAGCTCTGATAATAACAGAACCTACCCCAGCATTCAG ATTCTAAATTTCTCCGGGAAAGGAAAAGTACGTGTTTCCTTGGTGACCAAAAGCGAATCATACAAACCACATCCGCATGACCTGGTGGGTAAAGACTGCAAGGATGGTTATTATGAGGCAGAATTTGGACCTGAACGCAGGGTCATTGC TTTCCAAAACCTGGGCATCCAGTGTGTGCGAAGGAGAGAAGTGAGAGATGCCATATTGCAGAGAGTTGCACGAGGCATCAACCCTTTCAATG TTCCTCGGGAACAGCTGCTGCAGACTGAGGAGTATGATCTGAACGTAGTGCGTCTATGCTTCCAAGTTTACCTGCAAGATGAGACTGGGCTGTACAACATCACACTGCCTCCCATCGTCTCAAATCCCATCTATGACAACA GGGCCCCAAACACAGCCGAACTGCGAATTTGCCGGGTGAACAAGAACAGTGGCAGTGTGAAGGGAGGTGATGAGATCTTCCTGCTCTGTGACAAAGTGCAGAAAG AAGATATTGAAGTGAGGTTCTTCACTCAGAACTGGGAGTCCAAAGGCTCCTTCTCTCAAGCTGATGTGCACAGGCAAGTGGCCATAGTGTTTAAGACGCCCACCTACTGTGACACTACCATCACAGCTCCTGTCACAGTGCACATGCAGCTGCGCCGTCCGACTGACCAGGAGGTCAGTGAGCCCATGGAGTTCAGATACCTACCCGATGATAAAG atccctATGGCTGTCAAGAGAAGAAGAGAAAAATTGAAAGCCTGATGAAATCCTTCCCTAGTTTTTCCCAAGGAGCCATGAGCACTGTAAACAGACCAAAAGCAGTGCCTAACAATATGATGGGTCAGAGAATTAAAACTG AGCCAACAAATTATTATCGTTTGCCAAGTCATGGTGTGTTGCGAACAAATCCGTCAAACTATTACAACAAAGCCCCTCAGTCCCGCCCTATGATGCCACCTCTCTCAGAAACCCCAGTTTCTGTGGCTCTCAACCAACCATGGCCTAACCCAATTGTTAATGTCACTGGAACCAGTAATGGGGTGGGCCTACAGCAAGTGAACCCAAGTCCCAGCATGCCCACCACAGCGGAAGGCAGTGGAAACAGCCTCCCCGTACTGACTTCTACAGATCTGGATATGGAGTTTCTTCAGTCCAATGGCACAACAGCCAGCCAGCCTCGACAGGAACAACAGAGCCAGCAGATCCATCAGTCCCAACAGCCACCTCAACGGCAGGAGCCTCTGCAAGGAGTAGATGGAGCCCATACCTGGTACTATGGCCTCCAACAGTCCCAAAGCACACAAAATGGAGCAGCAGGCACAGGCATGTCATTGGGAGTAGGCTACCAGTATGCAAGTAGCTTAGATGATGAGATCCTACAAAATTTAATGGGCGGCCATCAGACAGGCCTCCACTTGAAACAGGAGACTCAAGGGCCTAGTAACATGGCTATGCTGAGCTCCACCTGCACAGCATCCTCTGACTGTACACAATCTTTCACTGCCCTGCTGAACTGCCCAAACACCAATGGAAGTACTCAGGAGACCATAAGACAAATGGAGGCCAGTGGCCCAAATCAGAGGGGCCCGCAAATACCATATTCCTCCACCAACATGGGGCAAGAGAGCCACTTTGATTCTTTGTCCTGGCCGTACTACCCTGAATAG
- the LOC127413759 gene encoding proto-oncogene c-Rel-like isoform X3, whose amino-acid sequence MGKPSVQIFEQPKQRGMRFRYKCEGRSAGSIPGERSSDNNRTYPSIQILNFSGKGKVRVSLVTKSESYKPHPHDLVGKDCKDGYYEAEFGPERRVIAFQNLGIQCVRRREVRDAILQRVARGINPFNVPREQLLQTEEYDLNVVRLCFQVYLQDETGLYNITLPPIVSNPIYDNRAPNTAELRICRVNKNSGSVKGGDEIFLLCDKVQKEDIEVRFFTQNWESKGSFSQADVHRQVAIVFKTPTYCDTTITAPVTVHMQLRRPTDQEVSEPMEFRYLPDDKDPYGCQEKKRKIESLMKSFPSFSQGAMSTVNRPKAVPNNMMGQRIKTEPTNYYRLPSHGVLRTNPSNYYNKAPQSRPMMPPLSETPVSVALNQPWPNPIVNVTGTSNGVGLQQVNPSPSMPTTAEGSGNSLPVLTSTDLDMEFLQSNGTTASQPRQEQQSQQIHQSQQPPQRQEPLQGVDGAHTWYYGLQQSQSTQNGAAGTGMSLGVGYQYASSLDDEILQNLMGGHQTGLHLKQETQGPSNMAMLSSTCTASSDCTQSFTALLNCPNTNGSTQETIRQMEASGPNQRGPQIPYSSTNMGQESHFDSLSWPYYPE is encoded by the exons A TGGGAAAGCCCAGTGTTCAGATCTTTGAGCAGCCCAAACAGAGAGGCATGCGCTTCAGGTACAAATGTGAGGGACGCTCAGCGGGCAGCATACCAGGAGAAAGAAGCTCTGATAATAACAGAACCTACCCCAGCATTCAG ATTCTAAATTTCTCCGGGAAAGGAAAAGTACGTGTTTCCTTGGTGACCAAAAGCGAATCATACAAACCACATCCGCATGACCTGGTGGGTAAAGACTGCAAGGATGGTTATTATGAGGCAGAATTTGGACCTGAACGCAGGGTCATTGC TTTCCAAAACCTGGGCATCCAGTGTGTGCGAAGGAGAGAAGTGAGAGATGCCATATTGCAGAGAGTTGCACGAGGCATCAACCCTTTCAATG TTCCTCGGGAACAGCTGCTGCAGACTGAGGAGTATGATCTGAACGTAGTGCGTCTATGCTTCCAAGTTTACCTGCAAGATGAGACTGGGCTGTACAACATCACACTGCCTCCCATCGTCTCAAATCCCATCTATGACAACA GGGCCCCAAACACAGCCGAACTGCGAATTTGCCGGGTGAACAAGAACAGTGGCAGTGTGAAGGGAGGTGATGAGATCTTCCTGCTCTGTGACAAAGTGCAGAAAG AAGATATTGAAGTGAGGTTCTTCACTCAGAACTGGGAGTCCAAAGGCTCCTTCTCTCAAGCTGATGTGCACAGGCAAGTGGCCATAGTGTTTAAGACGCCCACCTACTGTGACACTACCATCACAGCTCCTGTCACAGTGCACATGCAGCTGCGCCGTCCGACTGACCAGGAGGTCAGTGAGCCCATGGAGTTCAGATACCTACCCGATGATAAAG atccctATGGCTGTCAAGAGAAGAAGAGAAAAATTGAAAGCCTGATGAAATCCTTCCCTAGTTTTTCCCAAGGAGCCATGAGCACTGTAAACAGACCAAAAGCAGTGCCTAACAATATGATGGGTCAGAGAATTAAAACTG AGCCAACAAATTATTATCGTTTGCCAAGTCATGGTGTGTTGCGAACAAATCCGTCAAACTATTACAACAAAGCCCCTCAGTCCCGCCCTATGATGCCACCTCTCTCAGAAACCCCAGTTTCTGTGGCTCTCAACCAACCATGGCCTAACCCAATTGTTAATGTCACTGGAACCAGTAATGGGGTGGGCCTACAGCAAGTGAACCCAAGTCCCAGCATGCCCACCACAGCGGAAGGCAGTGGAAACAGCCTCCCCGTACTGACTTCTACAGATCTGGATATGGAGTTTCTTCAGTCCAATGGCACAACAGCCAGCCAGCCTCGACAGGAACAACAGAGCCAGCAGATCCATCAGTCCCAACAGCCACCTCAACGGCAGGAGCCTCTGCAAGGAGTAGATGGAGCCCATACCTGGTACTATGGCCTCCAACAGTCCCAAAGCACACAAAATGGAGCAGCAGGCACAGGCATGTCATTGGGAGTAGGCTACCAGTATGCAAGTAGCTTAGATGATGAGATCCTACAAAATTTAATGGGCGGCCATCAGACAGGCCTCCACTTGAAACAGGAGACTCAAGGGCCTAGTAACATGGCTATGCTGAGCTCCACCTGCACAGCATCCTCTGACTGTACACAATCTTTCACTGCCCTGCTGAACTGCCCAAACACCAATGGAAGTACTCAGGAGACCATAAGACAAATGGAGGCCAGTGGCCCAAATCAGAGGGGCCCGCAAATACCATATTCCTCCACCAACATGGGGCAAGAGAGCCACTTTGATTCTTTGTCCTGGCCGTACTACCCTGAATAG
- the LOC127414241 gene encoding PDZ and LIM domain protein 1-like produces the protein MPLHVVLQGPGPWGFRLVGGKDFEQPLTISRVTPGSKAAQADLCIGDIILAIDGESTDGMTHLEAQNKIKGCMEEMVLSIDRSESKMWSPLVTEEGKTNPYKMNLANTDSQEMKHIGSAHNRSAMPFSSGSPRVVTNQYNNPAGLYSSENIKSFNSAVDDVKTCAASNESSRNSDASRPGQPKPALAVDSEVYKMLQENQETNEPPRQSASFKVLQEILETGDSDKPSGFRSVKAPSTKVGASVGNAEKLSVCDKCGSGIVGMMVKVRDKFRHPECYICTDCGVNLKQKGHFFVEDKIYCEKHARERVTPPEGYDVVTVFPK, from the exons ATGCCTTTACATGTTGTCTTACAAGGTCCCGGGCCGTGGGGATTTCGCCTGGTCGGGGGGAAAGATTTCGAACAGCCTCTGACTATCTCGAGG GTTACTCCAGGAAGTAAAGCAGCCCAGGCTGACCTTTGCATTGGGGATATAATACTGGCAATAGATGGAGAGTCAACAGATGGCATGACTCACCTGGAAGCACAGAATAAAATCAAAGGCTGCATGGAGGAAATGGTGCTTTCAATTGACAG ATCAGAGTCAAAAATGTGGTCCCCACTGGTCACTGAGGAAGGAAAGACCAATCCATACAAGATGAATCTGGCAAATACAGACTCACAG GAGATGAAACATATTGGCTCTGCTCATAACAGGAGCGCTATGCCATTCAGTTCTGGCAGTCCAAGGGTGGTCACCAACCAGTACAATAATCCTGCTGGCCTGTACTCTTCCGAAAACATTAAGAGTTTCAACAGTGCAGTGGATGATGTCAAGACCTGTGCTGCTTCAAATGAATCCAGTAGGAA TTCGGATGCCTCGAGACCTGGCCAGCCAAAGCCTGCCTTAGCGGTAGACTCTGAGGTGTACAAAATGCTGCAGGAAAATCAAGAAACCAATGAGCCTCCTCGCCAGTCTGCTTCTTTCAAAGTTTTGCAAGAGATCTTAGAAACTG GTGACTCGGATAAACCCTCTGGCTTCAGGAGTGTAAAGGCCCCTTCCACGAAAGTTGGAGCATCTGTAGGCAATGCCGAAAAGCTCTCTGTTTGTGACAAATGTGGTTCAGGGATTGT AGGAATGATGGTCAAAGTTCGAGATAAGTTTCGCCACCCAGAGTGCTACATCTGCACGGACTGCGGGGTTAACCTTAAGCAGAAAGGACACTTTTTTGTTGAGGACAAGATTTACTGCGAGAAGCATGCACGCGAACGCGTCACTCCTCCAGAGGGTTACGATGTCGTCACTGTCTTTCCAAAGTAG
- the LOC127413759 gene encoding proto-oncogene c-Rel-like isoform X2: protein MSVHHLSMHRDHHLMGKPSVQIFEQPKQRGMRFRYKCEGRSAGSIPGERSSDNNRTYPSIQILNFSGKGKVRVSLVTKSESYKPHPHDLVGKDCKDGYYEAEFGPERRVIAFQNLGIQCVRRREVRDAILQRVARGINPFNVPREQLLQTEEYDLNVVRLCFQVYLQDETGLYNITLPPIVSNPIYDNRAPNTAELRICRVNKNSGSVKGGDEIFLLCDKVQKDIEVRFFTQNWESKGSFSQADVHRQVAIVFKTPTYCDTTITAPVTVHMQLRRPTDQEVSEPMEFRYLPDDKDPYGCQEKKRKIESLMKSFPSFSQGAMSTVNRPKAVPNNMMGQRIKTEPTNYYRLPSHGVLRTNPSNYYNKAPQSRPMMPPLSETPVSVALNQPWPNPIVNVTGTSNGVGLQQVNPSPSMPTTAEGSGNSLPVLTSTDLDMEFLQSNGTTASQPRQEQQSQQIHQSQQPPQRQEPLQGVDGAHTWYYGLQQSQSTQNGAAGTGMSLGVGYQYASSLDDEILQNLMGGHQTGLHLKQETQGPSNMAMLSSTCTASSDCTQSFTALLNCPNTNGSTQETIRQMEASGPNQRGPQIPYSSTNMGQESHFDSLSWPYYPE from the exons ATGTCTG TGCATCACCTCTCAATGCACAGGGACCACCACCTAA TGGGAAAGCCCAGTGTTCAGATCTTTGAGCAGCCCAAACAGAGAGGCATGCGCTTCAGGTACAAATGTGAGGGACGCTCAGCGGGCAGCATACCAGGAGAAAGAAGCTCTGATAATAACAGAACCTACCCCAGCATTCAG ATTCTAAATTTCTCCGGGAAAGGAAAAGTACGTGTTTCCTTGGTGACCAAAAGCGAATCATACAAACCACATCCGCATGACCTGGTGGGTAAAGACTGCAAGGATGGTTATTATGAGGCAGAATTTGGACCTGAACGCAGGGTCATTGC TTTCCAAAACCTGGGCATCCAGTGTGTGCGAAGGAGAGAAGTGAGAGATGCCATATTGCAGAGAGTTGCACGAGGCATCAACCCTTTCAATG TTCCTCGGGAACAGCTGCTGCAGACTGAGGAGTATGATCTGAACGTAGTGCGTCTATGCTTCCAAGTTTACCTGCAAGATGAGACTGGGCTGTACAACATCACACTGCCTCCCATCGTCTCAAATCCCATCTATGACAACA GGGCCCCAAACACAGCCGAACTGCGAATTTGCCGGGTGAACAAGAACAGTGGCAGTGTGAAGGGAGGTGATGAGATCTTCCTGCTCTGTGACAAAGTGCAGAAAG ATATTGAAGTGAGGTTCTTCACTCAGAACTGGGAGTCCAAAGGCTCCTTCTCTCAAGCTGATGTGCACAGGCAAGTGGCCATAGTGTTTAAGACGCCCACCTACTGTGACACTACCATCACAGCTCCTGTCACAGTGCACATGCAGCTGCGCCGTCCGACTGACCAGGAGGTCAGTGAGCCCATGGAGTTCAGATACCTACCCGATGATAAAG atccctATGGCTGTCAAGAGAAGAAGAGAAAAATTGAAAGCCTGATGAAATCCTTCCCTAGTTTTTCCCAAGGAGCCATGAGCACTGTAAACAGACCAAAAGCAGTGCCTAACAATATGATGGGTCAGAGAATTAAAACTG AGCCAACAAATTATTATCGTTTGCCAAGTCATGGTGTGTTGCGAACAAATCCGTCAAACTATTACAACAAAGCCCCTCAGTCCCGCCCTATGATGCCACCTCTCTCAGAAACCCCAGTTTCTGTGGCTCTCAACCAACCATGGCCTAACCCAATTGTTAATGTCACTGGAACCAGTAATGGGGTGGGCCTACAGCAAGTGAACCCAAGTCCCAGCATGCCCACCACAGCGGAAGGCAGTGGAAACAGCCTCCCCGTACTGACTTCTACAGATCTGGATATGGAGTTTCTTCAGTCCAATGGCACAACAGCCAGCCAGCCTCGACAGGAACAACAGAGCCAGCAGATCCATCAGTCCCAACAGCCACCTCAACGGCAGGAGCCTCTGCAAGGAGTAGATGGAGCCCATACCTGGTACTATGGCCTCCAACAGTCCCAAAGCACACAAAATGGAGCAGCAGGCACAGGCATGTCATTGGGAGTAGGCTACCAGTATGCAAGTAGCTTAGATGATGAGATCCTACAAAATTTAATGGGCGGCCATCAGACAGGCCTCCACTTGAAACAGGAGACTCAAGGGCCTAGTAACATGGCTATGCTGAGCTCCACCTGCACAGCATCCTCTGACTGTACACAATCTTTCACTGCCCTGCTGAACTGCCCAAACACCAATGGAAGTACTCAGGAGACCATAAGACAAATGGAGGCCAGTGGCCCAAATCAGAGGGGCCCGCAAATACCATATTCCTCCACCAACATGGGGCAAGAGAGCCACTTTGATTCTTTGTCCTGGCCGTACTACCCTGAATAG